Proteins from one Salaquimonas pukyongi genomic window:
- a CDS encoding GlxA family transcriptional regulator: MVSYHRDERPFKIGFLLLDGFALMAYASASEPFRAANHIGGKQLYDVSNISLYGSSVQSSAAGVVRTKTQLGEHTDFDLVIVVAGGDPTLFRDKRVFQWLRHLSRRGVALGGVSGGPVILASAGLMKGYKMTVHWEHASALVEIAPDLILERSIYVIDRDRYTCAGGIAALDMMHHLIAFHHGEELATQVSDWFLHTNVRAPGQPQRAGFVARYGTNSAPVIRAIEAMENHLDDPLELAQVATLSGVGPRQLNRLFSDKLGIGTMAFYRDLRLERAKNLLSQSSLSITEIALATGFCSSAHFAKTFRQKFGSPPSTFRR; encoded by the coding sequence ATGGTCAGCTATCACCGGGACGAGCGCCCGTTCAAAATCGGTTTTCTTCTATTGGACGGCTTTGCGCTGATGGCTTACGCTTCCGCGTCGGAGCCGTTCCGCGCCGCCAACCACATTGGCGGGAAGCAGCTTTATGATGTTTCCAACATCTCGCTCTATGGCAGTTCGGTGCAATCGTCTGCCGCCGGGGTGGTGCGAACGAAAACACAGCTCGGCGAGCACACGGATTTCGATCTCGTCATTGTGGTGGCGGGCGGCGATCCGACCCTGTTTCGCGACAAGCGGGTGTTTCAGTGGCTGCGGCACCTGTCGCGCCGCGGCGTGGCGCTGGGCGGGGTTTCCGGCGGGCCGGTGATCCTGGCATCGGCCGGGCTTATGAAGGGCTACAAGATGACGGTGCACTGGGAGCATGCCTCGGCGCTTGTGGAAATCGCACCCGATCTCATTTTGGAGCGTTCCATCTATGTCATCGACCGCGACCGCTATACCTGCGCGGGCGGCATTGCGGCCCTCGACATGATGCACCACCTGATCGCGTTCCATCACGGCGAGGAACTGGCGACCCAGGTCAGCGACTGGTTTCTGCATACCAATGTGCGGGCACCCGGCCAGCCCCAAAGGGCCGGCTTCGTGGCGCGTTACGGCACCAACTCTGCACCGGTCATCCGGGCCATCGAGGCAATGGAAAACCATCTCGATGATCCGCTGGAACTGGCCCAGGTGGCAACGCTGTCCGGTGTCGGACCCCGGCAATTGAACCGGCTTTTCTCCGACAAGCTGGGCATTGGCACCATGGCCTTCTACCGCGACCTGCGGCTGGAACGGGCGAAAAACCTGCTGTCGCAGTCCTCGCTTTCGATCACCGAAATTGC
- a CDS encoding homoserine dehydrogenase: MAQSALRIGVAGVGTVGSALVRILDEKAAVLAERCGRAMTVSGVSARDRNRDRGCDLSGVEWFDTPADLAASENIDVFVELIGGDGDPAYSAVKKALQSGKHVVTANKALLARHGVELALLAEENGLILNFEAAVAGGIPIIKTMREALTSNDVFRIYGILNGTCNYILTRMEDEGLSYGECLSQAQALGYAEADPTFDVEGFDTAHKLAILTSLAFGSEISADDIYVEGISNITAEDIEAARDMGYRIKLLGVAQKTASGIEQRVHPTMVPVRAPIAQISGVTNAVAIEADIVGQLVLSGPGAGGEATASAVSGDLCDIAKSRPGHQIAPALGQPAGSLAPYKRAAMRAHAGGYFIRLTVHDQTGVFASIASRMAEQEISLASIVQRKKNGASSGGADGPQTIILITHETTEQAIRNALEKIEQDGHLAAPAQMIRLEQ; this comes from the coding sequence GTGGCTCAATCGGCATTGCGGATCGGTGTTGCGGGAGTTGGAACGGTCGGTTCCGCCCTGGTGCGGATACTGGATGAAAAGGCGGCTGTGCTTGCCGAGCGCTGCGGCAGGGCGATGACGGTCAGCGGTGTCAGCGCCCGCGACCGCAACCGCGACAGGGGCTGTGATCTATCCGGGGTGGAATGGTTTGACACGCCGGCAGACCTTGCGGCCAGTGAAAACATCGATGTTTTCGTGGAACTGATCGGCGGGGATGGCGATCCGGCCTATTCAGCAGTCAAAAAAGCGCTTCAATCCGGCAAGCATGTGGTGACCGCCAACAAGGCGCTGCTGGCGCGCCATGGTGTTGAACTGGCGCTGCTGGCGGAGGAAAACGGCCTGATCCTCAATTTCGAGGCGGCGGTTGCCGGCGGCATTCCGATCATCAAGACGATGCGCGAGGCGCTGACCTCCAACGACGTCTTCCGCATCTACGGCATTTTGAACGGCACCTGCAATTACATCCTCACGCGCATGGAGGATGAGGGGCTTTCCTATGGTGAGTGCCTTTCCCAGGCACAGGCGCTGGGCTATGCGGAGGCTGATCCCACCTTTGACGTGGAAGGCTTCGACACGGCGCACAAACTTGCGATCCTCACAAGCCTTGCCTTTGGCAGCGAGATTTCCGCCGACGACATTTATGTGGAAGGAATTTCCAACATCACCGCCGAGGACATCGAGGCAGCGCGCGACATGGGCTATCGCATCAAGCTGCTGGGCGTGGCGCAGAAGACGGCCAGCGGCATCGAACAGCGGGTGCATCCGACCATGGTGCCGGTGCGCGCGCCGATCGCACAGATTTCCGGCGTGACGAACGCCGTGGCGATCGAGGCCGACATCGTTGGACAGTTGGTGCTTTCGGGGCCGGGTGCAGGCGGGGAGGCAACCGCGTCTGCTGTGTCGGGCGATTTGTGCGATATCGCCAAGAGCCGCCCCGGCCATCAGATTGCTCCGGCCCTTGGCCAGCCAGCCGGCTCGCTCGCGCCCTACAAGCGGGCGGCCATGCGTGCCCATGCGGGCGGCTATTTCATCCGCCTCACGGTACATGACCAGACGGGGGTCTTTGCCTCCATTGCCAGCCGTATGGCGGAGCAGGAGATATCGCTCGCCTCCATCGTGCAGCGCAAGAAAAACGGTGCGTCATCTGGCGGCGCCGACGGTCCCCAGACCATCATCCTCATCACCCATGAGACGACAGAGCAGGCGATCCGCAACGCGCTGGAGAAAATCGAGCAGGACGGACATCTGGCAGCTCCCGCGCAAATGATCCGCCTTGAGCAGTAA
- a CDS encoding sarcosine oxidase subunit beta family protein, with translation MRYSALSILSQALSGNTGWKPVWREPDPKEHYDVIVVGGGGHGLSTAYYLAKEFGVTKVAVVEKGWLGSGNIGRNTTIIRSNYLLPGNEPFYELSMKLWEGLEQDFNYNAMVSQRGIVNLFHSDSQRDAYARRGNAMVMAGADAELLDEDGVRRLCPFLDFDNARFPIRGGLVQKRGGTARHDAVAWGYARGADSRGVDIIQNCEVTGFDIKNGVCKGVVTSKGRIKADKVAVCVAGSSSRVMAAAGMRLPIESHVLQAFVSEGLKPVLPGVITFGAGHFYISQSDKGGLVFGGDIDGYNTYAQRGNLPVVEDVCEGGMAVMPMIGRARLLRMWGGVMDMSMDGSPFIDKTDINGLYFNGGWCYGGFKATPASGYCYAHLIARGEPHPVATEFRLDRFRRGHIIDEKGAGAQPNLH, from the coding sequence GTGAGATATTCGGCCCTCAGCATTTTGTCCCAGGCCCTGAGCGGCAATACGGGCTGGAAGCCCGTCTGGCGCGAGCCTGACCCCAAAGAGCATTATGATGTCATCGTTGTTGGCGGCGGCGGGCACGGGCTGTCTACGGCCTATTATCTGGCCAAGGAATTCGGCGTTACCAAGGTGGCAGTGGTCGAAAAGGGCTGGCTTGGTTCCGGCAATATCGGCCGCAACACCACCATCATCCGTTCCAACTATCTGCTGCCCGGCAACGAGCCGTTCTACGAATTGTCCATGAAGCTGTGGGAGGGACTGGAACAGGACTTCAACTACAACGCCATGGTTTCCCAGCGCGGCATCGTCAATCTGTTTCATTCCGATTCCCAGCGCGACGCCTATGCCCGGCGCGGCAACGCCATGGTGATGGCCGGTGCCGATGCCGAACTGCTGGATGAAGACGGCGTACGCCGCCTCTGCCCGTTCCTCGATTTCGACAATGCGCGCTTTCCCATTCGGGGCGGCCTTGTGCAAAAGCGTGGCGGCACGGCACGCCATGATGCGGTCGCCTGGGGCTATGCAAGGGGCGCCGACAGCCGCGGTGTCGACATCATCCAGAATTGCGAGGTGACCGGCTTCGACATCAAGAACGGCGTGTGCAAGGGCGTTGTCACTTCCAAAGGCAGGATAAAGGCAGACAAGGTGGCCGTCTGTGTTGCCGGTTCTTCAAGCCGCGTCATGGCGGCAGCCGGCATGCGCCTGCCGATTGAAAGCCATGTGCTGCAGGCCTTTGTTTCCGAAGGGCTGAAGCCCGTCTTGCCCGGCGTCATCACCTTCGGTGCGGGGCATTTCTACATCTCCCAGTCCGACAAGGGCGGTCTGGTCTTCGGCGGCGATATTGACGGCTACAACACCTACGCCCAGCGCGGCAATCTGCCGGTGGTCGAGGATGTCTGCGAAGGCGGCATGGCCGTCATGCCGATGATCGGGCGGGCAAGGCTGCTGCGCATGTGGGGCGGCGTCATGGACATGTCGATGGACGGATCGCCCTTCATAGACAAGACCGATATCAACGGCCTCTACTTCAACGGTGGCTGGTGCTATGGCGGCTTCAAGGCAACGCCCGCATCCGGCTATTGCTATGCCCATCTGATCGCCCGCGGCGAACCCCACCCTGTCGCGACCGAGTTCAGGCTCGACCGCTTCAGGCGCGGCCACATCATCGATGAAAAGGGCGCCGGCGCCCAGCCCAACCTGCATTGA
- a CDS encoding sarcosine oxidase subunit alpha family protein produces MTAPFRTPSGTRPGLVDRDTPLSFSFNGRQMPGYAGDTLASALIANGVKLVGRSFKYHRPRGIFTAGSEEPNALVTLHAGARAEPNTRATVAELFDGLAAKSQNHRGPLSFDLMAVTDLLSPFLAAGFYYKTFMWPKSFWEKLYEPVIRSAAGLGSLSGEEDPDSYDKGFLHCDVLVIGAGPAGLSAALQAARSGARVILADEDFLPGGRLNGETHEVAGKPGHHWAAQTAAELASMENVRLMTRTTVYGAYDHGTYGALEKKTDHLATSSGKPRQVLWRLYTKRTILAAGSTERPIAFANNDRPGIMLAGAVRTYANRFAALCGKHITIFTNNDDGWRTATDLAQAGVQIAAIVDSREMAPLAAPAGAAIIMGGSVVDTAGRLALKSVTLSNGQKIETDCLAVSGGWNPNVHLTCHQRGRPQWNGAINAFVPGGEMPVGMDVAGSASGSLTLSACLTEGHKAASAAIRNIGLSPSRSRPARASDEPFDSAAFWHVAPVKGQRRKTGSKRAWVDLQNDVTVKDVKLSHQEGYRSVEHLKRYTTMGMATDQGKTSNILGLAILAEAASKSIPETGTTIFRPPYTPVAIGAFAGRSRGKEFRPTRLTTSHQWAQEQGAVFVEAGMWLRAQWYPKAGEAHWRESVDREALAVRNSAGICDVTTLGKIDVQGKDAAAFLDRLYTNTFSTLPVGKVRYGLMLREDGMVYDDGTTARLGEHHFLMTTTTANAVLVFRRMEFARQCLFPQMDVHLISATEQWAQFAVAGPNSRKLLQKIIDADHDISNDAFPFMACGEVTVCGGAPARLFRISFSGELAYEIAVPARYGDALVRRLMEAGAEFGVTPYGTEALNVLRIEKGHATANELNGQTTALNLGLDKMVSKKKDCIGKVMAGREALVTEDAIKLVGFKPVDPEGKLAAGAHFIEKDAAPTTENDQGWMTSVCYSPHLQTMIGLGFIKQGDQRIGDTVIAADPLRGNSCEVEIVSPHFIDPQGERLRA; encoded by the coding sequence ATGACCGCCCCCTTCCGCACCCCTTCGGGCACCCGCCCCGGCCTCGTTGACCGCGACACCCCGCTTTCCTTCTCCTTCAACGGCAGGCAAATGCCGGGATATGCCGGTGACACCTTGGCTTCCGCCCTGATCGCCAATGGCGTCAAACTGGTTGGCCGCTCGTTCAAATATCACCGCCCGCGCGGCATCTTCACCGCCGGATCGGAAGAACCCAATGCGCTGGTCACCCTGCATGCGGGCGCCCGCGCCGAGCCCAACACAAGGGCAACGGTAGCCGAACTGTTCGACGGGCTTGCGGCCAAAAGCCAGAACCATAGAGGACCGCTCAGTTTCGACCTCATGGCGGTCACCGATCTGCTTTCGCCCTTCCTGGCGGCAGGCTTCTACTACAAGACCTTCATGTGGCCGAAGAGCTTCTGGGAAAAGCTCTATGAGCCGGTTATCCGGTCTGCTGCCGGTCTTGGCAGCCTGTCCGGCGAGGAAGATCCCGACAGCTATGACAAGGGCTTTCTGCATTGCGATGTTCTAGTGATTGGCGCAGGCCCTGCAGGCCTTTCCGCCGCCCTGCAGGCGGCCCGCTCCGGCGCAAGGGTGATCCTTGCCGATGAGGACTTTCTGCCAGGCGGCAGGCTGAACGGTGAAACCCATGAGGTGGCGGGCAAGCCGGGCCATCATTGGGCGGCGCAAACGGCAGCAGAACTTGCATCGATGGAAAACGTGCGGCTGATGACCCGCACCACCGTCTATGGTGCCTACGATCACGGCACCTATGGTGCGCTGGAAAAGAAGACCGACCATCTTGCCACTTCAAGCGGCAAGCCGCGCCAGGTGCTTTGGCGCCTCTACACCAAACGCACCATTCTTGCTGCCGGCAGCACCGAGCGGCCCATTGCCTTCGCCAACAATGACAGGCCGGGCATCATGCTGGCGGGCGCCGTCCGCACCTATGCCAATCGCTTTGCCGCGCTTTGCGGAAAACACATCACCATCTTCACCAACAATGATGACGGCTGGCGCACGGCAACGGACTTGGCACAAGCAGGCGTTCAAATCGCCGCCATCGTCGACAGCCGCGAGATGGCACCGCTGGCTGCCCCCGCTGGTGCGGCAATCATCATGGGCGGCAGCGTTGTTGATACGGCCGGAAGACTGGCGCTCAAATCCGTCACGCTCTCCAACGGACAGAAAATCGAGACCGATTGCCTGGCCGTTTCCGGCGGCTGGAACCCGAACGTACACCTGACCTGCCACCAGCGCGGCCGGCCGCAATGGAACGGGGCCATCAACGCCTTTGTCCCCGGCGGGGAAATGCCTGTGGGAATGGACGTTGCAGGCAGCGCAAGCGGATCGCTGACCTTGTCAGCCTGTCTCACCGAAGGCCACAAGGCTGCCTCTGCTGCCATAAGGAACATTGGTCTTTCCCCCTCGCGCAGCCGCCCTGCCCGCGCGTCAGATGAACCATTCGACAGCGCCGCCTTCTGGCATGTGGCGCCGGTCAAAGGCCAGCGGCGGAAAACAGGCAGCAAAAGGGCATGGGTCGACCTGCAGAACGACGTTACCGTCAAGGATGTCAAACTCTCCCACCAGGAGGGCTACCGCTCGGTTGAACACCTCAAACGCTATACCACCATGGGCATGGCAACCGACCAGGGCAAGACATCCAACATACTGGGCCTTGCCATTCTCGCCGAAGCCGCGAGCAAGTCGATCCCCGAGACCGGCACCACGATTTTCCGCCCGCCCTATACGCCCGTTGCCATCGGCGCTTTTGCCGGTCGATCTCGCGGCAAGGAATTTCGCCCCACGAGGCTGACCACATCCCATCAATGGGCGCAGGAACAAGGCGCCGTCTTTGTCGAGGCCGGCATGTGGCTGCGTGCCCAGTGGTACCCCAAAGCAGGGGAAGCCCATTGGCGCGAAAGCGTCGACCGCGAGGCGCTCGCCGTCCGCAATTCGGCCGGTATTTGCGATGTCACGACGCTTGGCAAGATCGACGTGCAGGGCAAGGATGCCGCCGCCTTTTTGGACCGGCTCTATACCAATACCTTCTCCACCCTGCCCGTGGGCAAGGTGCGCTACGGCCTGATGCTGCGCGAAGACGGCATGGTCTACGACGATGGCACCACCGCGCGGCTGGGCGAGCATCATTTTCTCATGACCACCACCACCGCCAATGCCGTACTGGTCTTCCGGCGCATGGAATTTGCCCGTCAGTGCCTGTTCCCGCAGATGGACGTACATCTGATTTCGGCGACCGAACAATGGGCGCAGTTCGCCGTGGCCGGCCCCAACTCGCGCAAACTCCTGCAGAAGATCATCGATGCTGATCACGACATATCCAACGACGCCTTCCCGTTCATGGCCTGCGGTGAGGTAACGGTATGCGGCGGTGCGCCGGCGCGGCTCTTCCGCATCTCCTTTTCCGGCGAGCTCGCTTACGAAATCGCCGTGCCGGCCCGCTATGGCGATGCGCTGGTTCGCCGTCTCATGGAGGCAGGCGCGGAATTTGGCGTAACGCCCTATGGCACGGAAGCGCTAAACGTGCTGCGCATCGAAAAGGGCCATGCCACCGCCAACGAACTCAATGGCCAGACCACGGCGCTCAACCTTGGCCTCGACAAGATGGTCTCGAAGAAAAAGGACTGCATCGGCAAGGTGATGGCGGGCCGCGAGGCGCTTGTCACCGAAGACGCCATCAAGCTCGTCGGCTTCAAACCCGTGGACCCGGAAGGCAAACTGGCTGCCGGCGCCCATTTCATCGAAAAGGATGCCGCCCCAACCACCGAAAACGACCAGGGCTGGATGACATCGGTCTGCTATTCGCCCCATCTTCAAACCATGATCGGCCTGGGGTTCATCAAGCAGGGAGACCAGCGCATCGGCGACACCGTTATTGCTGCTGACCCCCTGCGCGGCAATTCCTGCGAGGTGGAGATCGTCTCGCCCCATTTCATCGACCCGCAAGGAGAGCGGCTTCGTGCCTGA
- a CDS encoding sarcosine oxidase subunit gamma — translation MPEQLTSASPLAAVTPLGGHVSTHDGAELAEISGLSLISLAITAGKETAFEKAVKKAWKIAVPPPGMSAFAGDVRLIWTAPAQYHLLMPETTGGMLAATLEKTAGAAWCTDQSDSYCMLRLSGPRAREALERICPLDLHPGSFAVDAAARTVMEHLGVLMIREKADRYLLLSARSSARSFLHAVETSLHNIA, via the coding sequence GTGCCTGAGCAACTTACTTCAGCTTCACCGCTTGCCGCCGTAACCCCATTGGGCGGCCATGTCTCAACCCATGACGGCGCCGAGCTTGCTGAGATATCCGGCCTTTCGCTGATATCGCTGGCAATTACCGCCGGCAAGGAAACCGCCTTTGAAAAGGCAGTCAAGAAAGCATGGAAAATTGCGGTGCCGCCGCCGGGCATGTCGGCTTTTGCCGGTGACGTTCGCCTGATCTGGACCGCGCCCGCCCAGTACCATCTTCTAATGCCGGAAACGACCGGCGGAATGCTTGCTGCTACCCTGGAGAAGACGGCAGGAGCCGCCTGGTGCACCGACCAGTCGGACAGCTATTGCATGCTGCGCTTAAGCGGGCCCCGCGCCCGCGAAGCACTGGAGCGCATTTGTCCGCTCGACCTTCATCCCGGCAGCTTTGCAGTAGATGCTGCCGCGCGCACCGTAATGGAGCATCTCGGGGTGCTTATGATCCGCGAAAAAGCCGACCGGTATCTGCTTTTGTCGGCCCGTTCATCCGCCCGCTCCTTCCTGCATGCGGTGGAAACCTCGCTGCACAACATCGCGTGA
- the glpX gene encoding class II fructose-bisphosphatase → MAKENSTQSGIEERLDRILTLELARVTEAAAVAAARLRGHGDEKQADQAAVDAMRTELNNLPIDGKVVIGEGERDEAPMLYIGEEVGTKKGTAVDIALDPLEGTTICAKNLPNSLAVIAVAERGNLLYAPDVYMDKIAIGPGYKPGLIDIDAPVLDNLQALARAKGVKVTELTACIMDRPRHARLIEEVRAAGVAIRLIGDGDVAGVIHTTDPEMTGIDIYIGIGGAPEGVLAAAALRCIGGQMQGRLILDTPEKVARAKKMGVEDPNRAYTMEEMARGDVIFSATGVTDGNMLDGVRFGRDSISTHTVVMRSASKTVREIKAVHHDLGKFG, encoded by the coding sequence ATGGCAAAAGAAAACAGCACGCAAAGCGGTATTGAAGAACGGCTCGACCGCATCCTGACCCTGGAACTGGCACGTGTAACGGAAGCTGCTGCTGTGGCAGCAGCAAGGCTGCGCGGCCATGGGGATGAAAAACAGGCTGACCAGGCGGCTGTCGATGCGATGCGCACCGAACTCAACAATCTGCCGATCGACGGCAAGGTGGTGATCGGAGAGGGCGAGCGCGACGAGGCGCCCATGCTCTATATCGGTGAGGAAGTGGGCACCAAAAAGGGCACGGCTGTCGATATCGCGCTCGATCCGCTGGAAGGCACGACCATCTGCGCCAAGAACCTGCCCAATTCGCTTGCCGTTATCGCCGTGGCGGAGCGCGGCAATCTGCTTTATGCGCCCGATGTGTATATGGACAAGATTGCCATCGGCCCGGGCTACAAGCCGGGACTGATCGACATCGACGCGCCGGTGCTCGACAATCTGCAGGCCCTTGCCAGGGCAAAGGGTGTGAAGGTCACCGAGCTGACCGCCTGCATCATGGACCGTCCGCGCCATGCCCGGCTGATCGAGGAAGTACGCGCTGCGGGCGTTGCCATCCGGCTGATTGGCGATGGCGATGTTGCCGGTGTCATTCATACGACCGACCCCGAGATGACGGGGATCGACATCTATATCGGGATTGGCGGTGCGCCCGAAGGCGTGCTGGCGGCAGCAGCGCTTCGCTGCATTGGCGGCCAGATGCAGGGAAGGCTGATCCTCGACACACCGGAAAAGGTTGCCCGGGCCAAGAAAATGGGCGTTGAGGATCCCAACCGCGCCTACACCATGGAGGAAATGGCCAGGGGCGATGTGATCTTCTCGGCAACCGGCGTTACCGACGGCAACATGCTGGACGGGGTGCGTTTTGGCCGTGACAGCATCTCCACCCACACAGTGGTCATGCGTTCTGCCTCCAAGACCGTGCGCGAAATCAAGGCAGTTCACCACGATCTGGGAAAATTTGGCTGA
- the recJ gene encoding single-stranded-DNA-specific exonuclease RecJ produces the protein MSMAEPVERPFLDVEVSLSGNRWADRLDPRGRNEALAISQANGIPEIVARVLAGRGVIAGEAETFLAPTLRDLMPDPSTLTDMDAAAARIAAAIGARERVAIFGDYDVDGAASAALMARFLAGYGVPYEIYIPDRVFEGYGPNSDAIRQLVENGAKLIVTVDCGSTSFEALEAARQMDIDVVVLDHHQLGSERPPSRALVNPNRQDDLSGLGHLCAAGVVFMTLVAVQRVLRKQGQDAASNLMEQLDLVALATVCDVVPLTGLNRAFVVRGLDVLRGGIAKGGNTGLEALAREARLNGPASTYHLAFLLGPRINAGGRIGDAALGSRLLTTDDREQAEQIAGELERLNAERQRAEAAMLEEAMAEGEAEIAKGEGPAVLVTGREGWHPGIVGLLASRLKERFSRPAIAIAFDGKDKGTGSGRSIGGVDLGAAVRGAVEAGILEKGGGHAMAAGLTVERGKLGELRAYLEAELGEAVGVARSAHTLRIDAALSARAATLDLVDLLEQAGPYGAGHPQPMLAFPGHTVTGARVVGRDHVSFTLRGSDGAQLRAIAFRKANEALGEALLSGRSSKFHIAGVLSADHWQGRRRVQLRVTDGATAG, from the coding sequence ATGAGCATGGCGGAACCGGTTGAACGCCCCTTTCTGGATGTTGAAGTCTCCCTGTCGGGAAACCGCTGGGCGGACCGGCTTGATCCGCGCGGGCGCAACGAGGCGCTGGCGATCAGCCAGGCAAACGGCATTCCGGAAATCGTGGCACGGGTTCTGGCCGGCCGTGGCGTCATCGCCGGTGAGGCGGAAACCTTTCTTGCGCCAACGCTGCGGGATCTCATGCCCGATCCGTCGACGCTGACGGACATGGATGCCGCGGCCGCGCGCATTGCCGCTGCGATAGGTGCCCGCGAGCGTGTTGCGATTTTTGGTGACTATGATGTGGACGGGGCGGCCTCGGCGGCGCTGATGGCCCGGTTTCTGGCGGGTTACGGCGTTCCATACGAAATTTATATTCCCGATCGTGTTTTTGAGGGTTATGGCCCCAATTCCGATGCCATTCGGCAGCTCGTTGAAAACGGTGCAAAGCTGATCGTTACTGTCGATTGCGGTTCGACCTCGTTCGAGGCGCTGGAAGCAGCCCGGCAAATGGATATTGATGTGGTGGTGCTGGACCATCACCAGCTTGGCAGCGAGCGCCCGCCATCCCGTGCATTGGTCAATCCAAACCGCCAGGACGACCTTTCCGGGCTCGGCCATCTGTGTGCAGCGGGCGTGGTGTTCATGACGCTGGTGGCCGTGCAGCGGGTGTTGCGCAAGCAGGGGCAGGATGCTGCATCAAACCTTATGGAGCAGCTTGATCTGGTGGCGCTGGCCACGGTCTGCGACGTGGTGCCGCTTACCGGGCTCAACCGTGCCTTTGTGGTGCGCGGGCTTGACGTGTTGCGGGGGGGCATTGCGAAAGGGGGCAATACCGGCCTTGAGGCGCTGGCGCGCGAGGCCAGGCTTAACGGGCCGGCCAGCACCTATCATCTTGCCTTTCTGCTGGGGCCGAGGATCAATGCGGGCGGGCGGATCGGCGATGCGGCGCTCGGCAGCCGGCTGCTTACCACCGATGACCGCGAGCAGGCAGAGCAGATCGCCGGCGAGCTTGAGCGCCTCAACGCCGAACGCCAGCGCGCCGAAGCAGCCATGCTGGAGGAAGCAATGGCCGAAGGGGAGGCCGAAATCGCCAAGGGCGAGGGGCCTGCAGTCCTGGTCACCGGCAGAGAAGGCTGGCATCCGGGCATTGTCGGCCTGCTTGCCTCACGGCTGAAGGAGCGCTTTTCGCGTCCGGCCATCGCCATCGCCTTTGACGGCAAGGACAAGGGCACCGGATCGGGCCGCTCGATTGGCGGTGTCGACCTTGGCGCGGCGGTGCGCGGTGCTGTTGAGGCGGGCATACTGGAAAAGGGCGGCGGGCATGCCATGGCGGCCGGGCTGACGGTCGAGCGTGGCAAGCTGGGCGAATTGCGCGCCTATCTGGAGGCAGAGCTGGGCGAAGCGGTTGGGGTCGCGCGTTCTGCCCATACGCTCAGAATCGATGCTGCCCTGTCCGCGCGGGCGGCCACGCTGGACCTGGTCGATCTGCTGGAACAGGCCGGCCCCTATGGTGCGGGCCATCCCCAGCCAATGCTGGCCTTTCCGGGCCACACGGTGACCGGCGCGAGGGTGGTGGGCCGCGATCATGTGAGTTTTACCCTGCGCGGCAGCGATGGTGCACAGCTCAGGGCAATTGCCTTCAGAAAAGCCAATGAAGCGCTGGGTGAAGCGCTGCTTTCAGGGCGCAGTTCAAAGTTTCATATCGCCGGTGTTCTCAGTGCCGATCACTGGCAGGGCCGGCGGCGGGTGCAGTTGCGGGTTACCGACGGGGCAACTGCCGGCTGA
- a CDS encoding sarcosine oxidase subunit delta, protein MIIDHPLLGPRDAAEFVILGDASLINRPDPEAADAEERFYEYVYLRDNPAGLHRELWYHEQGDRSWLVVTRNTLTHEIAKVELARGIAVNLASASKKKAGRKGGSA, encoded by the coding sequence ATGATCATCGACCATCCCCTCCTTGGCCCGCGCGATGCAGCGGAATTCGTCATTTTGGGCGATGCTTCGCTCATCAACCGGCCGGACCCTGAAGCCGCTGACGCTGAAGAGCGGTTTTACGAATATGTCTATTTGCGCGACAACCCCGCCGGTCTGCACCGCGAGCTCTGGTATCACGAGCAGGGCGACCGCTCCTGGCTCGTGGTCACCCGCAACACGCTGACCCACGAAATCGCCAAAGTGGAACTTGCCCGCGGCATTGCCGTCAACCTGGCATCCGCCAGCAAGAAGAAAGCCGGGCGCAAAGGCGGTTCGGCATGA